The proteins below are encoded in one region of Patescibacteria group bacterium:
- a CDS encoding glycosyltransferase family 2 protein has protein sequence MITINQKSSKSKKIFVVIPAYNEEKTIGQVIREVKKYVDNIIVVDDGSTDKTYETAKKEEVSIYHHIINRGLGGALTTGIKGALLEHGDIFLTFDADGQHKAQDIPKMVNPIKNGVADIIIGSRLLVPSKMPFSRKLANRIANIITRFLFGIWTTDSQSGLRCFNKKTAQLLNLKTNSMEVSSEIIKEIKVHNLKLMEVPIQAIYTDYSLSKGQNFILGLKTFVKLIILKLFK, from the coding sequence ATGATTACTATAAATCAAAAATCATCAAAAAGCAAGAAAATATTTGTAGTAATCCCGGCTTATAATGAAGAAAAAACCATTGGTCAAGTTATTCGAGAAGTCAAAAAATACGTTGATAATATTATTGTAGTAGACGATGGCTCAACAGATAAAACTTATGAAACCGCAAAAAAAGAAGAAGTTAGTATTTATCATCACATAATTAACAGGGGTTTGGGCGGGGCGCTAACAACAGGAATTAAAGGGGCGTTACTGGAACATGGTGATATTTTTTTAACATTTGATGCCGACGGTCAGCATAAGGCTCAGGATATTCCAAAAATGGTCAATCCTATAAAAAATGGAGTGGCTGATATTATAATCGGCTCTCGATTATTGGTCCCTTCCAAAATGCCCTTTTCAAGAAAATTAGCTAACCGAATAGCTAATATAATTACCCGTTTCTTGTTTGGAATCTGGACAACTGATAGCCAGTCGGGTTTAAGATGCTTTAATAAAAAAACAGCTCAACTTTTAAATCTTAAAACCAACTCTATGGAGGTTTCTTCAGAAATAATCAAAGAAATTAAGGTTCACAATCTTAAATTAATGGAGGTACCTATTCAGGCTATTTATACTGATTATTCACTTTCTAAGGGACAAAATTTTATTCTTGGCTTAAAAACTTTTGTTAAACTAATAATTCTTAAATTATTTAAATAA
- a CDS encoding methyltransferase domain-containing protein, whose translation MVSIFEKLKPDVIVCPFCKELLIKKEKFLFCLKCNKEYPIINNVPYFLIESNKSEYSLSSRNFEFRSRIRNSRIFKILKYIFGADFVPYDPLKKFHSIFLGTKDDRFIVLNLGSGSKNYGRRVVNLDVEAFPNIDIVADGCCLPFAADTFDAVIAEAVIEHVKYPDKFTAEIKRVLKKGGAIFIVAPFVHPFHSYPNDYQRYSIEGLRVLFEDFKEIESGVYRGPSVAFIGIFSDYLAGIFSFLCHPIHLLMKSIFTILIFPIKFLDIILAKGKKSYILAHSVYYIGKKVNE comes from the coding sequence ATGGTTTCTATTTTCGAAAAATTAAAACCAGATGTTATTGTTTGCCCGTTTTGCAAAGAGTTGCTTATAAAGAAGGAAAAATTTTTATTCTGCTTAAAATGTAATAAAGAATATCCAATAATAAATAACGTTCCATATTTTTTGATTGAATCCAACAAGTCAGAATATTCTTTGTCTAGTAGAAATTTTGAATTCCGAAGTCGTATTAGGAATTCGAGAATTTTTAAAATATTGAAATATATTTTTGGAGCTGATTTTGTACCCTATGATCCTTTGAAAAAATTTCATAGTATTTTTTTGGGCACAAAAGATGACAGATTTATTGTGCTGAATTTAGGATCCGGCTCGAAAAATTACGGAAGGAGGGTTGTAAATCTTGACGTTGAGGCATTTCCTAATATTGATATTGTGGCAGATGGTTGTTGTCTTCCTTTTGCCGCTGATACCTTTGATGCGGTTATAGCCGAGGCAGTTATTGAGCATGTGAAGTATCCCGATAAATTTACCGCCGAAATTAAAAGGGTTTTGAAAAAAGGCGGGGCGATTTTTATTGTAGCGCCATTTGTTCATCCATTTCACAGTTACCCGAATGATTATCAAAGATATAGCATTGAAGGATTAAGAGTTCTTTTTGAAGATTTTAAAGAGATAGAAAGCGGAGTTTATCGAGGTCCCAGCGTTGCATTTATTGGCATTTTCAGCGATTATCTTGCTGGAATATTTTCATTTTTGTGCCATCCCATTCATCTTCTCATGAAGTCGATTTTTACTATTTTAATATTCCCAATAAAATTTTTAGACATCATTTTGGCTAAAGGCAAAAAAAGCTACATACTGGCGCACTCGGTATATTATATTGGAAAAAAGGTAAATGAATAA
- a CDS encoding B12-binding domain-containing radical SAM protein, with protein MKKTILLFMPNPSEDRKRETPLNLIAISVFLEKEGYDIKIFHSFDKNQALMYADKALCVGITAMTGYQIYDGLQFAKLVREKNPNVPIVWGGIHPTIKPIQTVEHPLVDIVVKGQGEDTFTELVHRLNNNESYDDIRGITFKKDGKIIDNPTRPFKSINDYPLFPYHVLGDSIEQYIRKNNYASRSLVYITSSGCVFNCAFCYLSNPAFSRKWDAYPAERVVDELEYLVKTYNIDGVEIRDSNFFVNKQRVLDICSGLLERNIHLSFSTVNGRADQLAGYTDDEWKLLRKAGIRELLIGAESGDKETLNLINKQLSIDMAIECNRKARKYDIDILNSFMTSFPTIPPKKELNNTFELICRIFKVNPLAKTFLFFYTPYPGTSLYELALQQGFKEPKNLEEWGGFGLTSVTTPWTSKSHIGKVLLLKDLFVLKRIISENHLKLKKSWKHLLLKKMGIYALLNWWIDLRFKYKFYFFPIERILSFYQNRKTREEK; from the coding sequence ATGAAAAAAACAATTTTACTTTTTATGCCTAATCCTTCTGAAGACAGGAAAAGAGAAACCCCGTTGAATCTAATAGCAATTTCTGTGTTTTTAGAAAAGGAGGGATATGATATTAAAATCTTTCATTCTTTTGATAAGAATCAGGCATTGATGTACGCAGACAAAGCGCTTTGTGTCGGCATAACAGCTATGACGGGTTATCAAATTTATGACGGATTACAATTCGCCAAATTGGTAAGAGAAAAAAATCCAAACGTGCCTATTGTTTGGGGAGGAATCCATCCTACAATTAAGCCCATTCAAACGGTTGAACATCCATTGGTGGATATCGTGGTCAAGGGACAGGGAGAAGATACTTTTACTGAGCTTGTCCATAGATTAAACAACAATGAGAGTTATGACGATATTCGAGGGATAACTTTTAAAAAAGACGGGAAAATAATCGATAATCCGACAAGGCCATTTAAAAGTATAAATGATTATCCTTTATTCCCATACCATGTTTTGGGCGATAGTATTGAACAATATATTAGGAAAAATAATTATGCCAGCAGAAGTTTGGTTTATATCACCAGCTCGGGATGTGTTTTTAATTGTGCTTTTTGTTATTTGTCTAATCCTGCTTTTAGCAGGAAATGGGATGCTTATCCGGCCGAAAGAGTAGTTGACGAATTAGAGTATTTAGTTAAAACCTACAATATTGATGGTGTAGAAATTAGAGATTCTAATTTTTTCGTAAATAAGCAGAGGGTTTTGGATATCTGTTCTGGATTATTGGAACGCAATATACATTTAAGCTTTTCTACGGTTAATGGCAGGGCAGACCAATTAGCCGGATATACTGATGATGAATGGAAGCTTTTGCGAAAGGCAGGAATCAGAGAACTTTTAATCGGTGCTGAATCAGGAGACAAAGAAACGCTAAATTTAATTAATAAGCAACTTTCAATAGACATGGCGATAGAATGCAATAGAAAAGCCCGAAAATATGATATTGATATCCTAAATTCATTTATGACCAGTTTTCCCACAATACCACCAAAAAAAGAACTAAATAACACGTTTGAACTAATCTGTAGGATTTTTAAAGTCAATCCTCTTGCCAAAACTTTCTTATTTTTTTACACCCCCTATCCTGGCACTTCTTTGTATGAGTTAGCTCTTCAACAAGGATTTAAAGAACCAAAAAACCTGGAAGAATGGGGTGGGTTTGGACTAACTAGCGTAACCACTCCATGGACAAGCAAGTCTCACATTGGGAAAGTCCTATTATTAAAAGATTTATTTGTTTTAAAAAGGATTATTAGCGAAAACCATCTTAAACTTAAAAAAAGTTGGAAACATTTATTGTTAAAAAAAATGGGCATATACGCATTATTAAATTGGTGGATTGATTTAAGATTTAAATATAAATTTTATTTTTTTCCAATTGAGCGTATTTTATCTTTTTATCAAAACCGAAAGACACGAGAAGAGAAATAG
- a CDS encoding class I SAM-dependent methyltransferase: protein MPIDYKKTSSLLYQRDQYRKGGIGRWYWDWRDKKILDFIKKKHQDILDIGCGEGITLEKLVNKYKDKNILGVDVIVENVDICKKYNLPVVLGDVYGLKIKEESIDLCILSEVIEHLDNVGLALENIKRILRPGGDLIIVFPNDTFFKIARILFLKFKEAFADYGHINHFSPWSIEKILSRAGFEIIKIKNTPFGFWILSLHCLVLARKK from the coding sequence ATGCCTATCGATTATAAAAAAACTTCATCGCTTCTTTATCAAAGAGACCAATACCGAAAAGGTGGCATTGGTCGTTGGTATTGGGATTGGCGTGATAAAAAAATACTCGATTTTATTAAAAAAAAACATCAGGATATTTTGGATATCGGTTGCGGTGAAGGTATCACGCTTGAGAAATTAGTAAACAAATACAAAGATAAAAATATTTTAGGCGTTGATGTAATTGTTGAGAATGTTGATATCTGCAAAAAATACAACCTACCAGTCGTTCTGGGCGACGTTTATGGTTTAAAAATAAAAGAAGAATCGATTGACCTGTGTATCCTTTCAGAGGTGATTGAACATTTGGACAACGTAGGTTTGGCGCTCGAAAATATAAAGAGGATTTTGAGACCCGGCGGAGATTTAATCATCGTGTTTCCCAATGACACTTTTTTTAAAATAGCCAGAATACTTTTTTTAAAATTCAAAGAAGCATTTGCCGATTACGGCCATATTAATCATTTTTCGCCATGGAGTATCGAAAAGATTTTGAGTAGGGCGGGTTTCGAGATTATCAAAATCAAAAATACTCCGTTTGGGTTTTGGATTTTAAGTTTGCATTGCTTAGTCTTAGCGAGGAAAAAATGA
- a CDS encoding B12-binding domain-containing radical SAM protein — MKKVLFIRAIDPISEVETRYPGLGLAYLASALRSHFGDDYFDFRIIENGNESEVKRQISQFEPNIVGISSVTQNFNLAKEYAVFAHNRNIPVIMGGIHISMLPQSLPNEAVLGCIGEGERTIVDLFCLFEKAGEFSKKELKKIKGIVYRDDGGRLVVNEPAPLISNLDEIKMSARDLLEIKKHSYIFSSRGCPYRCTFCASSRFWNKVRLFSAEYVVEEIKELYERYGVRMISFFDDLFIISPQRLEEIVVLLEKEGLLGKIKFTGSCRANLVNKGVAKILNKLGVVSVGLGLESGNERVLRYLKGETASVEFNKNAVAILKKYGITVNASFVIGSPDETEEEMMETYRFIKNNPLDLVDVYVLTPLPGTPIWEYAKTRNLVSDDMDWSKFNVNFEVGHKEAIILSELYNADQLYRIYKRFRRLRLYLNAKNIWHSPFLMDLPKYVIKKVFERLKSFLG; from the coding sequence ATGAAAAAAGTTTTATTTATAAGGGCGATAGATCCCATAAGCGAAGTGGAAACGAGGTATCCGGGTTTAGGATTGGCTTATTTGGCAAGTGCTTTGCGTTCTCATTTTGGAGACGATTATTTTGATTTTCGGATAATAGAGAATGGAAATGAGTCTGAAGTAAAAAGACAGATTTCTCAATTTGAGCCGAATATCGTGGGCATAAGTTCGGTTACGCAAAATTTTAATCTGGCAAAAGAATACGCGGTTTTCGCGCATAATAGAAATATCCCAGTTATAATGGGCGGGATTCATATTTCAATGTTGCCGCAGTCCTTGCCCAACGAAGCGGTTTTGGGCTGTATTGGGGAAGGAGAACGGACGATCGTTGATCTTTTTTGTCTGTTCGAAAAAGCGGGCGAGTTTTCCAAAAAAGAATTAAAAAAAATAAAAGGAATCGTGTATCGCGATGATGGCGGGCGACTGGTCGTGAATGAACCAGCGCCACTTATAAGTAATTTAGACGAGATAAAGATGTCGGCGCGCGATTTGCTTGAGATAAAAAAACATTCTTACATTTTTTCTTCGCGAGGATGTCCGTATAGATGCACTTTTTGCGCGTCATCTCGATTTTGGAATAAGGTTCGGTTGTTTTCGGCAGAATATGTGGTTGAGGAAATTAAAGAGCTTTATGAACGATACGGCGTTAGGATGATTAGTTTTTTTGACGACCTTTTTATTATTAGTCCGCAGCGGTTGGAAGAAATTGTCGTTTTGTTGGAGAAAGAGGGGTTGTTGGGGAAAATAAAATTTACCGGTTCGTGTCGGGCTAATCTGGTTAATAAAGGAGTAGCTAAAATCCTAAATAAATTAGGTGTTGTCTCGGTCGGTCTTGGTTTGGAGTCGGGCAACGAGAGGGTGTTGCGTTATTTGAAAGGAGAGACTGCCTCGGTCGAATTCAATAAAAATGCCGTGGCTATACTAAAAAAATACGGGATTACGGTTAATGCTTCTTTTGTTATTGGTTCGCCCGATGAAACTGAAGAAGAAATGATGGAAACTTATCGTTTTATAAAAAATAATCCTTTGGATTTGGTTGATGTTTATGTTTTGACACCACTGCCCGGTACGCCGATCTGGGAATATGCTAAAACCAGAAATTTGGTTTCGGATGATATGGATTGGTCGAAGTTTAACGTCAATTTTGAAGTCGGCCATAAAGAAGCGATTATTCTTTCAGAATTATATAATGCTGATCAGCTTTACCGGATTTATAAAAGATTCAGGCGATTGCGTTTGTATTTAAATGCAAAAAACATTTGGCACAGTCCGTTTTTAATGGATTTACCTAAATATGTAATAAAGAAAGTTTTTGAGCGGCTAAAATCATTTTTAGGATAG
- a CDS encoding methyltransferase domain-containing protein, producing the protein MKIFNLLFESRIKQINSHLLVDKPLFLIKTAYRYFLKFVFKKDLLRGAVFASSYQCNFHCSHCYALKFRNAGIKEPEFYEKAAIIKECLKAGVMAFDFVGGEIGITPDFINLLKICRPKRTFISLASNAFALTKEKVKDFKKAGVDQISISIDGGTEQEHDEFRRQPGSFRKCFEALDIIREEGMNPVIITCVARSGTRKKPFRDLVDYAIKTRTQLIFTPLIPFGELEGNLDILCDEEDLDYMKEMHKKYPFLTRDNYENMGEIGCPGAKQVIYVSEYGDVMPCPFLHISFGNIMTESLVDIREQMLKLPELKRYNPRCLAGEETSFIKNHLAKLANIDSYPITAEKVFSENKDLFRAKSFHKNIAKIDRPCPLCGSWEREVISSGREHEFKDTTQDLFFVVKCKNCDLVYLNPRPDKKELDIIYPKNYCCHNEQYSEINTKRNFLVRLKNYLNHCLGFPSRIRQVLKLIPKQSQIKILDVGCGSGGALDVFRESCRGALTTGIDFDERAINITAAKGHSVIKAKIEDVELAKENFDIIYSSNVIEHVSDPFQMFQKVAFALKPSGIFFCETPDFDSVDSKLFAKSGHWGGFHFPRHWTFFTPKTLEKIADKAGLKLEKIKHSPVPIFWIWSMHSLLYRGLNRKKLADRLFPLIENRQNFFISFLNKIIFTLIDIILEKTVGRTGVMCVVFRKK; encoded by the coding sequence ATGAAAATATTTAACTTATTGTTTGAATCTAGGATAAAACAAATAAATTCGCATCTCTTAGTTGATAAACCTTTATTTTTAATTAAGACAGCTTATCGCTATTTTTTAAAATTTGTTTTTAAGAAAGATTTACTCAGAGGGGCGGTTTTCGCATCTTCCTACCAATGCAATTTTCATTGTTCGCATTGTTACGCATTGAAATTCAGGAACGCCGGGATTAAAGAGCCGGAGTTTTATGAAAAAGCAGCAATAATCAAGGAATGTCTTAAGGCTGGCGTGATGGCATTTGATTTTGTGGGTGGAGAAATAGGAATAACGCCAGATTTTATAAATTTACTGAAAATTTGTAGGCCGAAGAGAACTTTTATTTCTTTGGCATCCAACGCCTTTGCCCTTACGAAAGAAAAAGTGAAGGATTTTAAAAAAGCCGGCGTTGATCAGATCAGTATATCAATAGACGGCGGGACAGAACAAGAGCACGATGAATTCAGGAGACAGCCCGGATCGTTTAGAAAATGCTTCGAAGCTCTTGATATAATAAGAGAAGAAGGAATGAACCCGGTTATTATTACTTGTGTTGCTCGGAGCGGTACAAGAAAAAAACCCTTTCGTGATTTAGTTGATTATGCCATTAAAACGCGAACGCAATTGATTTTTACGCCTCTAATTCCATTTGGCGAGTTGGAAGGTAATTTAGACATTCTTTGTGACGAAGAAGATCTTGATTACATGAAAGAAATGCATAAAAAATACCCTTTTTTAACGAGAGATAACTATGAAAATATGGGAGAGATAGGTTGTCCGGGAGCTAAGCAGGTTATCTATGTATCTGAATATGGCGACGTGATGCCCTGTCCTTTCTTACATATCTCTTTTGGCAATATAATGACCGAATCCCTCGTTGATATTAGAGAACAAATGCTAAAGTTGCCGGAATTAAAACGATACAATCCTCGGTGTTTGGCCGGCGAGGAAACTTCATTTATTAAGAATCATTTGGCAAAACTTGCAAATATCGATAGTTATCCGATAACGGCAGAAAAAGTTTTTTCTGAAAATAAGGATCTTTTTAGAGCCAAATCTTTTCATAAAAATATTGCAAAAATAGACCGTCCATGTCCTTTATGCGGTTCCTGGGAAAGAGAAGTAATTTCTAGTGGACGCGAACATGAATTTAAAGATACAACTCAAGACCTTTTTTTTGTAGTGAAATGTAAAAATTGCGATTTAGTCTATCTTAATCCAAGGCCAGATAAAAAAGAATTAGACATAATTTATCCAAAAAATTATTGTTGTCACAATGAACAGTATTCGGAAATAAATACAAAAAGAAATTTTTTAGTGCGCCTCAAGAATTATTTAAATCATTGTCTGGGATTTCCGAGTAGAATCAGGCAAGTTTTAAAACTTATTCCGAAACAAAGTCAAATAAAAATTCTTGATGTTGGTTGCGGTAGCGGGGGAGCATTAGATGTTTTTAGGGAGAGTTGTCGGGGAGCACTAACGACCGGAATTGATTTCGATGAAAGGGCAATTAATATTACAGCGGCGAAGGGTCATTCTGTAATAAAGGCGAAAATTGAGGATGTCGAACTAGCGAAGGAAAATTTTGACATAATTTATTCAAGTAATGTCATTGAGCATGTTTCGGATCCCTTTCAAATGTTTCAAAAAGTAGCCTTTGCCCTCAAACCTTCAGGAATTTTTTTCTGCGAGACCCCGGACTTTGATTCCGTCGATTCCAAATTATTTGCCAAATCTGGCCACTGGGGTGGATTCCATTTTCCGAGGCACTGGACTTTTTTTACGCCTAAGACTTTGGAAAAAATAGCGGATAAAGCCGGCTTGAAGTTGGAAAAAATTAAACATAGTCCGGTCCCAATTTTTTGGATATGGTCTATGCACTCGCTTTTATATCGGGGGCTGAATCGAAAAAAGCTTGCTGATAGACTATTCCCCCTAATAGAAAACAGGCAGAATTTTTTTATTTCTTTTTTGAATAAAATTATTTTCACGCTTATTGATATTATATTAGAAAAAACGGTTGGTCGAACAGGGGTAATGTGTGTTGTTTTTCGAAAAAAATAA
- a CDS encoding B12-binding domain-containing radical SAM protein: protein MTILLINPPGKKSLVCPPLGLAYLAATLQKLNYRVIILDYLLEKFSEEKLLKFIKKENASIIGLTAVTPNIKKALYLAEIIKKKFPEKIIILGGAHATLKPNEVLEKTESIDYVFRGEGEIRFPKLVEYILKKQNPENLPGLTFRRNKQIINTPDADFIENLDELPFPARELLNIKRYSKYLNSLKKPATTIFTSRGCPHHCIYCSKPITGTKFRPRSPENIISEIELLKNKYGIKELQFYDDTFTLDRKRVLKICQLLIENKIKIQWKCETRVNLVDKELLKIMKKAGCYLIAYGIESGSQRVLNFLKKGTTIEQIKNTVEITKGVNIQMLGYFILGIPTESEEEIKRTIKFSKELNLDYVQFAIATAYPGTELYEIAKQSRKINNDWSKSFYALSAKPLISLSDVSINKLRRYLKTAYRSFYFRPKYIWKRISSIKSLKDLLYNLRGLKILTKI from the coding sequence ATGACTATTCTTCTCATTAATCCGCCAGGTAAAAAGTCTCTTGTCTGTCCACCGCTGGGACTGGCTTATTTGGCAGCTACCCTCCAAAAATTAAATTATCGAGTTATTATTCTTGATTATTTGTTAGAAAAATTTTCAGAAGAAAAACTATTAAAATTTATAAAAAAAGAAAATGCTTCTATTATTGGCTTAACTGCTGTGACGCCAAATATAAAAAAAGCTCTTTACCTGGCAGAAATAATTAAAAAAAAATTCCCTGAAAAAATTATTATTTTAGGCGGAGCCCATGCCACTCTTAAACCAAATGAAGTGCTAGAAAAAACCGAAAGCATTGATTATGTTTTTCGAGGAGAGGGAGAAATAAGATTTCCAAAACTGGTTGAATATATCTTAAAAAAACAAAATCCCGAGAATCTGCCTGGGTTAACCTTCCGAAGAAATAAACAAATTATCAATACCCCTGACGCTGATTTTATTGAAAACTTAGACGAATTACCCTTCCCGGCCCGAGAATTATTAAACATAAAAAGATATTCTAAATATTTAAATAGTCTTAAAAAACCAGCCACCACTATTTTTACTAGTCGAGGATGTCCTCACCATTGCATTTACTGCTCTAAGCCAATTACTGGTACCAAATTTAGACCCCGAAGTCCAGAAAATATTATTTCGGAAATAGAATTACTTAAAAATAAATATGGCATTAAAGAACTCCAATTTTACGACGACACATTTACCTTAGACAGGAAGCGAGTATTAAAAATCTGCCAACTACTCATTGAGAATAAAATAAAAATTCAATGGAAGTGCGAAACCCGAGTTAATTTAGTCGACAAAGAACTACTCAAAATAATGAAAAAAGCCGGCTGCTATTTAATTGCTTATGGTATTGAATCTGGAAGCCAGAGAGTCCTAAATTTTCTAAAAAAAGGCACTACTATTGAACAAATAAAAAATACTGTCGAAATAACAAAAGGGGTTAATATTCAAATGTTGGGATACTTTATACTCGGCATACCCACCGAAAGCGAGGAGGAAATTAAACGAACCATTAAATTTAGTAAAGAATTAAATTTAGACTATGTCCAGTTTGCTATTGCTACCGCCTACCCCGGAACAGAACTTTATGAAATAGCAAAACAATCAAGAAAGATTAATAACGATTGGTCAAAAAGTTTTTATGCTCTAAGCGCAAAACCACTTATCAGCTTATCCGATGTTTCAATTAACAAGCTTCGTCGCTATCTAAAAACTGCTTATAGATCATTTTATTTCAGACCGAAATACATCTGGAAGAGGATAAGTTCAATAAAATCTTTGAAGGATTTATTATACAATCTACGAGGGCTGAAAATCCTAACAAAAATCTAA
- a CDS encoding glycosyltransferase family 2 protein: MNPLISIIILNYNGMRFLATCLNSLRKQIYKNFEIILIDNGSTDGSVEFVKSNFSEIKIIKNKENPGFAEANNQGIKVSKGEFIVTLNNDTMTDKNWLENLVEVAQKDRKIGMCASKILLMSGQNEIDSVGVNVCLDGMTRQRGRGEIDKGQYDRIEEVMFPSACAALYKREMIEEIGLFDELFFAYCEDSDLGLRGRLAGWKAVLSPNAIVYHYYSGTAGKYSSFKAYLVERNHIWLVVKNFPLELLFLFPFFTLFRFILQFYAVLAKRGASFQFVKQGSVFTTVGTIFKAYFNAFKKLPLFIKKRRIIQRNKKLSRYEFYPLLRKYRLSFKELTFKK, encoded by the coding sequence ATGAATCCTCTTATTTCAATAATTATTTTGAATTATAACGGCATGCGTTTTTTAGCCACCTGCCTGAATTCTCTCAGGAAGCAGATTTATAAAAATTTTGAGATTATCCTGATAGACAATGGATCTACGGATGGATCTGTGGAATTTGTAAAAAGTAATTTCTCTGAAATAAAAATTATAAAAAATAAAGAAAACCCTGGCTTTGCAGAGGCAAATAATCAAGGGATTAAAGTATCCAAAGGAGAATTTATAGTGACGCTTAATAATGATACAATGACAGATAAGAATTGGTTAGAGAATTTGGTCGAGGTGGCTCAAAAAGATAGAAAGATTGGTATGTGTGCTTCCAAAATACTGTTGATGAGTGGCCAGAATGAGATTGATTCGGTGGGTGTGAATGTTTGCCTTGATGGGATGACGCGTCAAAGAGGCAGAGGTGAGATTGATAAGGGGCAATATGATAGAATTGAAGAGGTGATGTTTCCGAGCGCCTGCGCCGCTTTATACAAACGGGAAATGATTGAAGAAATTGGTCTTTTTGATGAATTATTTTTTGCTTATTGTGAAGATTCTGATTTGGGTTTAAGGGGTAGGTTGGCGGGCTGGAAAGCGGTTCTATCGCCGAATGCAATTGTATACCACTATTATTCGGGCACCGCTGGCAAGTATTCGTCCTTTAAAGCCTACCTTGTTGAGAGGAATCATATTTGGCTAGTCGTGAAAAATTTTCCATTAGAACTTCTATTTCTTTTCCCGTTTTTTACTTTGTTCAGATTTATTTTGCAATTTTATGCGGTTTTGGCCAAAAGGGGAGCATCGTTTCAATTTGTGAAACAGGGTTCAGTTTTCACTACCGTGGGAACGATATTCAAGGCTTATTTTAACGCTTTTAAAAAATTACCGCTATTTATAAAGAAAAGGAGAATCATTCAAAGAAATAAAAAATTATCACGGTATGAATTTTATCCGCTTTTGCGCAAATATCGGCTAAGCTTTAAAGAATTAACTTTCAAAAAATAA
- a CDS encoding DUF2304 family protein: MFIQFLIIVFALSVIIKIILNFKRGEISLKGLLFWLILWIIILIAVLLPQTTAFFAKILGVGRGVDVAIYFSIVLLFYLVFRIFIKLQKIETNITEIIREIALKNSSKRKK; this comes from the coding sequence ATGTTTATCCAATTTTTAATAATTGTTTTTGCTTTATCTGTTATAATAAAAATAATTTTAAATTTTAAAAGGGGGGAAATCTCTTTGAAGGGATTGTTATTCTGGTTAATACTCTGGATAATAATTTTAATAGCTGTTCTGTTGCCTCAAACTACTGCTTTTTTTGCTAAAATATTGGGGGTTGGTAGAGGGGTAGATGTTGCTATTTACTTCTCAATAGTATTGCTCTTCTATCTTGTATTTAGAATATTTATTAAGCTTCAGAAAATCGAAACTAATATCACCGAAATTATCAGAGAAATAGCTCTCAAAAATAGTTCTAAAAGAAAAAAATGA